A single window of Methylobacterium nodulans ORS 2060 DNA harbors:
- a CDS encoding phage tail protein, with the protein MAYPTFPTLGIAPYGPVTIGSSKEAKAAVLTATFGDRYSQRTGDGINPLTRDFGYRSIPLAADQIRQLEDFLVSRKGYLPFLFQVPFEPAPRQFICDSWTTDYGDPLRSTLMAMFKENFDP; encoded by the coding sequence GTGGCCTACCCGACCTTCCCGACCCTCGGGATCGCGCCTTACGGGCCGGTCACCATCGGCTCGTCCAAGGAGGCGAAGGCGGCGGTGCTCACCGCCACCTTCGGCGACCGCTACAGCCAGCGCACGGGCGACGGCATCAACCCGCTGACGCGCGACTTCGGCTATCGCTCGATCCCGCTCGCCGCGGACCAGATCCGGCAGCTCGAAGATTTTTTGGTCAGCCGCAAGGGCTACCTGCCCTTCCTGTTCCAGGTCCCCTTCGAGCCGGCGCCGCGCCAGTTCATCTGCGACAGCTGGACGACCGACTACGGGGATCCGCTGCGCAGCACCCTGATGGCGATGTTCAAGGAGAATTTTGACCCATGA
- a CDS encoding tail assembly protein produces MMRTVRLYGALAEKFGASFRLDVRSLAEACRALGAQIPGFRQAIEEGRFRVVCGKSLRAKRALHLDHDLITFGLPAGDLHIVPVIRARKSGMSIGKIIVGTLIAVATWWMGGPAWLIGMGAMLALQGVSALLSPKKKKEKEKKSYMFQGADNVSEQGIPVPLIYGRCMANPITISAGVTTANTNGLPTASATPTV; encoded by the coding sequence ATGATGCGGACCGTCCGCCTCTACGGCGCCCTGGCGGAAAAATTCGGCGCCTCCTTCCGGCTCGACGTGCGCTCGCTGGCCGAGGCGTGCCGCGCGCTCGGCGCCCAGATCCCGGGCTTTCGGCAGGCGATCGAGGAGGGCCGCTTCCGGGTCGTGTGCGGCAAGAGCCTGCGCGCGAAGCGGGCGCTGCACCTCGATCACGATCTGATCACCTTCGGCCTGCCGGCGGGCGACCTGCACATCGTCCCGGTGATCCGGGCGCGCAAGAGCGGCATGTCGATCGGCAAGATCATCGTCGGCACCCTGATCGCGGTCGCCACGTGGTGGATGGGCGGCCCGGCGTGGCTGATCGGCATGGGCGCCATGCTCGCCCTCCAGGGCGTCTCCGCGCTGCTCAGCCCGAAAAAGAAGAAGGAGAAGGAAAAGAAGTCGTACATGTTCCAGGGCGCCGACAACGTGTCGGAACAGGGGATTCCCGTGCCGCTCATCTATGGGCGCTGCATGGCCAACCCGATCACGATTTCGGCGGGCGTGACGACGGCCAACACCAACGGCCTGCCGACCGCGTCCGCGACCCCGACCGTGTAA
- a CDS encoding NlpC/P60 family protein → MSPGYGSKLAFAFDDGLSTRWAAAVEAHKRHAHAHWPAEAGGVVLEDGSYRPLANAAADPLTEFEPDPGEVDTAAYVAVLHSHCSIEDPETGKIIPPPDCPSGADMESQMATAVPWGITLAASTGVTDPFWFGDQVPRAPLLGRPFRHGVWDCYSLGRDWHREVAGIEIPDFARDPDWWLPRDGQPQLDLYRDGFERAGFRRVVRGPEGPLPGDCFLCRVRSPVFNHGGVYLGGGLILHHLAHQLSGRDPAAVWRTKLDFLVRHKDLPDDWRPPE, encoded by the coding sequence GTGTCGCCAGGGTACGGGTCTAAGCTCGCCTTCGCCTTCGATGACGGGCTCTCCACCCGCTGGGCCGCCGCGGTCGAGGCGCACAAGCGCCACGCGCACGCGCACTGGCCCGCGGAGGCCGGCGGCGTCGTCCTCGAGGACGGCTCCTACCGCCCCCTCGCCAACGCCGCCGCCGACCCGCTGACCGAATTCGAGCCGGATCCGGGCGAGGTGGACACGGCCGCCTACGTCGCGGTGCTGCACTCGCACTGCTCGATCGAGGATCCGGAGACCGGCAAGATCATCCCGCCGCCGGACTGCCCCTCGGGCGCCGACATGGAAAGCCAGATGGCGACCGCGGTCCCGTGGGGCATCACGCTGGCCGCCTCCACGGGCGTGACGGACCCGTTCTGGTTCGGCGATCAGGTGCCCCGCGCCCCGCTGCTGGGTCGCCCGTTCCGGCATGGCGTCTGGGACTGCTACTCGCTGGGCCGGGATTGGCACCGCGAGGTCGCCGGCATCGAGATCCCCGACTTTGCGCGCGACCCGGACTGGTGGCTGCCGCGGGACGGCCAGCCCCAACTCGACCTGTATCGCGACGGCTTCGAGCGGGCGGGCTTCCGGCGCGTCGTGCGCGGCCCCGAAGGCCCGCTGCCGGGCGACTGCTTCCTGTGCCGCGTCCGCTCGCCCGTCTTCAACCATGGCGGGGTCTACCTCGGCGGCGGCCTGATCCTGCACCACCTGGCGCACCAGCTCTCCGGCCGCGACCCCGCCGCGGTCTGGCGGACCAAGCTCGATTTCCTCGTGCGCCACAAAGACCTGCCCGACGACTGGAGGCCCCCTGAATGA
- a CDS encoding phage tail length tape measure family protein, translating into MPDVAALGLGIDSRPAREAVTALGELTAAAGGAEASVGKLLASADRVNAALGTSASGARTAATAQRELGAAVQTTGVNLDQFIGKAGGVARAANDTTAALARQAAGWRALSEAGKDAIQQYDRNRQAMAQLSSLSSTGAVPQRPAAPGQPAAVPGRINANQAQNLFYQGTDIIASAASGMSPVTIALQQGGQIAPTFMGPNRPTLSGMAAQVTEAIGGFVGRIGIVGGALGGFTLAIGAAAAAAWSYRASQDALRLQLSGAGRASGATLQGINDLAAANAGAAGFSQSEYREMAGTFAATGRIGQAIYADLIKSAKDYAYTTGQDVPDAIKDLAQAFADPAKGAEALQEKLGGLNDRTLESVRRLQEQGDRLGAQRALFYAYAMQLDKVSERTSAWAQVTTWAGNQISDLWDKVGGAINKAVTGGTLEQQLATAQDLLRTAEASRGSIVSALIGGSDETIDKLTKLVQAIQQQIKTRDDRNAQATAAANSRQVMGIVRGLDPEAAQFDSLKSKVELLRKAIADPVQFGLDRNQLAEVANAFDRISASVRNTTYDILRFGSEAGATAYRAAEQANKTVGMNPVEKQLSDLEFKRQQELKKFDGVPTREELNKEYESRLNDPNLDARDLASIVAERNKRMELVAARETANAAADKERDTILKTAEEAAKRSSSATTDLFIKAMIGAESGGDQFAKNPNSSASGIGQFVRKTWIPLFRQTFPDRAQGMSDEAVWGRRWDRDDQMALIKVYAEQNRRKLETAQLDTSLRNQYLMWFAGPKGGLDLLRADPNTPVSEILSPDAIAANRKVLAGKTAGQVLNWADAAINRKLPDAQAAERQIAVDRSRITTTEQTSEALARQDKIQELLNSRREAGTAIGLKFKTAQELLTANEKDLTDAERAERDTILSLADAHSKNVAAMQQSKIMQDALFQASQLGRTDSEQRIASRLRGTGLGMDSPEAEVMRVTDALGEAKAVAKDAFSGLASDLRRGVSAAEALQNVMNRIIDKLANMAIDKLVSGMFSGIKVDGSGGLSFGGSGLGGIFGKIFGGGGGASSAADSVITAADGTLWFAEGGYTGAGGKYDPAGIVHRGEYVFDAATVAKVGVGTLDALRGRLRGYAEGGYVSPADYPVPAAPAPANSNQPANGPTFIAQITSQATGDPQADQRAAKANAKAMRAEYEKMWMAMAQREMRPGGALHAAGARRAS; encoded by the coding sequence AGTTCATCGGCAAGGCCGGCGGGGTGGCGCGGGCGGCCAACGACACCACCGCGGCCCTCGCGCGTCAGGCGGCCGGCTGGCGGGCGCTCTCCGAGGCGGGCAAGGACGCCATCCAGCAGTACGACCGCAACAGGCAGGCCATGGCGCAGCTGTCGAGCCTGTCGAGCACCGGAGCGGTCCCGCAGCGGCCGGCGGCGCCCGGCCAGCCGGCCGCGGTGCCCGGCCGGATCAACGCGAACCAAGCCCAGAACCTGTTCTACCAGGGCACCGACATCATCGCCTCGGCGGCGAGCGGGATGAGCCCGGTCACGATCGCGCTCCAGCAGGGCGGGCAGATCGCGCCGACCTTCATGGGACCGAACCGGCCGACCCTGAGCGGCATGGCCGCCCAGGTGACCGAGGCGATCGGCGGCTTCGTGGGCCGGATCGGGATCGTCGGCGGGGCGCTCGGCGGCTTCACGCTGGCGATCGGCGCGGCGGCCGCGGCGGCGTGGTCCTACCGCGCCTCCCAGGACGCGCTGCGGCTCCAGCTCTCCGGCGCCGGCCGCGCCTCGGGCGCGACCCTGCAAGGCATCAACGACCTTGCCGCGGCGAACGCGGGCGCCGCCGGGTTCTCGCAGAGCGAGTACCGCGAGATGGCCGGCACCTTCGCGGCCACCGGCCGGATCGGGCAGGCGATATATGCCGACCTGATCAAGAGCGCGAAGGACTACGCCTACACCACCGGCCAGGACGTTCCCGACGCGATCAAGGATCTGGCGCAAGCCTTCGCCGACCCGGCCAAGGGCGCCGAGGCGCTTCAGGAAAAACTCGGGGGGCTCAACGATCGCACCCTGGAGTCGGTCCGGCGGTTGCAGGAGCAGGGCGACCGCCTGGGCGCGCAGCGCGCCCTGTTCTACGCCTACGCGATGCAGCTCGACAAGGTCTCGGAGCGGACCTCGGCCTGGGCGCAGGTCACGACCTGGGCCGGCAACCAGATCTCCGACCTCTGGGACAAGGTCGGCGGCGCGATCAACAAGGCCGTGACCGGCGGCACCCTGGAGCAGCAGCTCGCGACCGCGCAGGACCTCCTGCGGACCGCCGAGGCCAGCCGGGGCTCGATCGTCTCCGCCCTGATCGGCGGCTCGGACGAGACGATCGATAAGCTCACGAAGCTGGTCCAGGCGATCCAGCAGCAGATCAAGACCCGGGACGACCGCAACGCCCAGGCCACCGCCGCGGCGAACAGCCGGCAGGTGATGGGGATCGTGCGCGGTCTCGATCCGGAGGCCGCCCAGTTCGACAGCCTGAAGAGCAAGGTGGAGCTGCTGCGCAAGGCGATCGCCGACCCGGTGCAGTTCGGCCTCGATCGCAACCAGCTCGCCGAGGTGGCGAACGCCTTCGACCGGATCTCGGCCTCGGTTCGCAATACCACCTACGACATCCTGCGGTTCGGCTCCGAGGCCGGCGCTACGGCCTATCGGGCGGCCGAGCAGGCCAACAAGACGGTCGGGATGAACCCGGTCGAGAAGCAGCTGTCCGACCTCGAATTCAAGCGCCAGCAGGAGCTGAAAAAGTTCGACGGCGTTCCGACCCGCGAGGAACTGAATAAAGAGTATGAATCCCGCCTCAATGATCCCAACCTCGACGCCCGGGATCTCGCCAGTATTGTCGCGGAGCGCAACAAGCGGATGGAGCTGGTCGCCGCGCGCGAGACCGCGAACGCGGCGGCCGACAAGGAGCGCGATACCATCCTGAAGACGGCCGAGGAGGCGGCCAAGCGGTCGAGCAGCGCGACCACCGACCTGTTCATCAAGGCGATGATCGGGGCCGAGAGCGGCGGGGACCAGTTCGCCAAGAACCCGAATTCCTCGGCGAGCGGCATCGGCCAGTTCGTCCGCAAGACGTGGATCCCGCTGTTCCGGCAGACCTTCCCCGACCGCGCGCAGGGCATGAGCGACGAGGCCGTTTGGGGGCGGCGCTGGGACCGCGACGACCAGATGGCGCTGATCAAGGTCTACGCCGAGCAGAACCGCCGGAAGCTGGAGACCGCCCAGCTCGATACGAGCCTGCGCAACCAGTACCTGATGTGGTTCGCCGGCCCGAAGGGCGGTCTCGACCTGCTGCGCGCGGACCCGAACACGCCCGTCAGCGAGATCCTGAGCCCGGACGCGATTGCCGCGAACCGCAAGGTTCTCGCCGGAAAGACCGCCGGGCAGGTGCTCAACTGGGCCGACGCCGCCATCAACCGGAAGCTGCCCGACGCCCAGGCGGCCGAGCGCCAGATCGCCGTCGACCGCTCGCGGATCACCACCACCGAGCAGACCAGCGAAGCGCTCGCCCGGCAGGACAAGATCCAGGAGCTGCTGAATTCCCGCCGCGAGGCCGGCACGGCGATCGGCCTCAAGTTCAAGACCGCCCAGGAGCTGCTGACCGCCAACGAGAAGGACCTGACCGACGCCGAGCGGGCGGAACGCGACACGATCCTGAGCCTCGCCGACGCGCACTCCAAGAACGTCGCGGCCATGCAGCAGTCGAAGATCATGCAGGACGCCCTGTTCCAGGCCTCCCAGCTCGGACGCACCGACAGCGAGCAGCGGATCGCCTCCCGCCTGCGCGGCACCGGCCTCGGCATGGACAGCCCGGAGGCCGAGGTGATGCGCGTCACCGACGCCCTGGGCGAGGCCAAGGCGGTGGCCAAGGACGCCTTCAGCGGGCTGGCGAGCGACCTGCGCCGCGGCGTCTCGGCGGCCGAGGCGCTCCAGAACGTGATGAACCGCATCATCGACAAGCTGGCGAACATGGCCATCGACAAGCTGGTCAGCGGCATGTTCAGCGGCATCAAAGTCGACGGCAGCGGCGGCCTCAGCTTCGGCGGCAGCGGGCTCGGCGGGATCTTCGGTAAGATCTTCGGCGGCGGCGGTGGCGCGAGCAGCGCGGCCGACTCGGTGATCACCGCGGCGGACGGCACCCTCTGGTTCGCCGAGGGCGGCTACACCGGGGCGGGCGGCAAGTACGACCCGGCCGGCATCGTCCACCGCGGCGAGTACGTGTTCGACGCCGCCACCGTCGCGAAGGTCGGGGTGGGCACGCTCGACGCCCTGCGGGGCCGCCTGCGCGGCTATGCGGAGGGCGGCTATGTCAGCCCGGCCGACTATCCGGTGCCGGCCGCGCCCGCGCCCGCGAACAGCAACCAGCCGGCCAACGGGCCGACCTTCATCGCCCAGATCACCTCGCAGGCGACCGGCGATCCCCAGGCCGACCAGCGCGCGGCCAAGGCCAACGCCAAGGCGATGCGGGCGGAATACGAGAAGATGTGGATGGCGATGGCCCAGCGCGAAATGCGGCCGGGCGGAGCCCTGCACGCCGCCGGGGCGCGCCGCGCCTCCTGA
- a CDS encoding phage minor tail protein L, with the protein MTSPNAAILRAGQSLTPGDLVALFIIDLSPLRVNQQFAFTSEADRARGPLKFRGITYTPLDVKAEGFELTGQGAMPQPKISVSNATRLMSSATLLYQDLIGAKLIRTRTYAQFLDDGETPDPEAAYTQDIYRFEQKTEHSKHQIVWNLAADMDQEGRELPGRLVIRDICLWPYRRWDEDAQAFDYSHVKCPYNGAQCYDRFGNPTTPDKDEPSRHVATCCKVRFGADAQLPFGGFPGVARVRV; encoded by the coding sequence ATGACCTCGCCCAACGCCGCGATCCTGCGCGCGGGCCAGAGCCTCACGCCGGGCGATCTCGTCGCGCTGTTCATCATCGACCTGTCGCCGCTGCGGGTGAACCAGCAGTTCGCCTTCACGTCCGAGGCAGACCGGGCGCGCGGCCCGCTGAAATTCCGCGGCATCACCTACACCCCCCTCGACGTGAAGGCCGAGGGCTTCGAGCTGACCGGCCAGGGCGCCATGCCCCAGCCGAAGATCTCGGTCTCGAACGCGACCCGGCTGATGTCGAGCGCGACGCTGCTCTACCAAGACCTGATCGGCGCCAAGCTGATCCGCACGCGCACCTACGCGCAGTTTCTCGATGACGGCGAAACGCCCGACCCCGAGGCGGCCTACACCCAGGACATTTATCGGTTCGAGCAGAAGACCGAGCACTCGAAGCATCAGATCGTCTGGAACCTCGCGGCCGACATGGATCAGGAGGGCCGCGAGCTGCCCGGTCGGTTGGTCATCCGCGACATCTGCCTGTGGCCGTACCGCCGCTGGGATGAAGACGCCCAGGCGTTCGACTACAGCCACGTGAAGTGCCCCTACAACGGGGCCCAGTGCTACGACCGCTTTGGCAACCCGACCACGCCCGACAAGGACGAGCCGAGCCGGCACGTCGCCACCTGCTGCAAGGTCCGCTTCGGCGCCGACGCGCAGCTGCCCTTCGGAGGATTCCCGGGTGTCGCCAGGGTACGGGTCTAA